In Pseudothermotoga hypogea DSM 11164 = NBRC 106472, the following are encoded in one genomic region:
- a CDS encoding glycoside hydrolase family 38 N-terminal domain-containing protein, with the protein MKKKIFYTFGNHMHWIDMEWMWGIGTLENSTKDMLKLVQKGLKGAINFDAIGYEYLAFKHPDTFERLKEAVRQGKIEIAAGTYTQPYPHLIDEESNVQQIIFGVRVCERLFGVRPKLFWEEEFYFFPQLPQLLLQAGYEVYCFFFQETWHTPSVPKFEEPTLFWEGADGSKIRALSFTDLCVHQWPEDLERTISKHVEKNEELFLIQWLELMDSPKWMCRSELIEKELERLRQIFEFQPIRPSEIVDLRKPERIVRFKSTDLYHGLSLGKNGDTLRIERRKIENTINDAQILASIAYVNGLSPQWSAYPDWEIEEARRLLMISQAHDIDECEGFCGDIGKVYLETAKSLATPIVERYMDMFSKNVDGTSQLCVFNPLPWKRKGYVRVEGTDQIVAVEDVPALGVFALDEQNGSCRIEAWETEEGIKVLWHGAQWTVQPNGIVRTESNGKVYELNELICEGYEVVPLSKPTLKRILPDLIDVRTSVKVGPYECRQSFRFGELNDYLEIETEIEVIEKPKPGYAGALMVRMDLKEELKELVYDYPFGVERGIPNLKHYRYYPKGDWMTSEKFFEDVVNHFASLRFVQLRCDDANMLFLHSGNQGFVRNGSELYAVLYLYDPWDGENFAKSVRTRYGIALNVECDPLRMAQEFNRPMIAKKAQGRVGSKSFQPFEIVGEIQLSAIYVEGNSLIVRIWNPKEEQIFASMEPKFDFVKVEEINLLGEVLEEVSTQITLKPMEIKTLRFHLPARVEKGLDEYRYVWSEYQKRE; encoded by the coding sequence ATGAAGAAAAAGATCTTCTACACCTTCGGCAACCACATGCACTGGATCGACATGGAATGGATGTGGGGAATTGGGACTCTTGAGAATTCCACGAAAGACATGCTGAAACTTGTGCAAAAGGGTTTGAAAGGCGCCATCAACTTCGACGCCATCGGTTATGAATATTTGGCCTTCAAACATCCAGACACGTTCGAAAGATTGAAAGAAGCCGTTCGACAAGGAAAGATCGAAATAGCTGCAGGAACGTACACTCAACCTTATCCACATCTCATAGATGAAGAAAGCAACGTCCAACAGATAATCTTCGGAGTCAGAGTTTGTGAGAGACTCTTCGGCGTTCGTCCAAAGCTCTTTTGGGAAGAGGAGTTCTATTTCTTTCCTCAGCTTCCACAGCTCTTGCTCCAAGCCGGTTACGAAGTTTACTGCTTCTTCTTTCAAGAAACCTGGCACACACCGAGCGTTCCAAAGTTCGAAGAACCAACTCTCTTTTGGGAAGGCGCGGATGGTTCGAAGATACGTGCCTTATCTTTCACCGACCTGTGTGTTCACCAATGGCCAGAAGATCTTGAAAGAACGATATCGAAACACGTTGAGAAGAACGAGGAGCTCTTCTTGATACAGTGGCTCGAGCTGATGGACTCACCAAAGTGGATGTGTAGGTCCGAGTTGATCGAAAAGGAACTGGAAAGGTTGCGTCAGATCTTCGAATTCCAACCCATAAGACCTTCCGAAATAGTCGATCTACGAAAACCTGAACGTATCGTTCGTTTCAAATCTACAGACCTTTACCACGGACTTTCCTTAGGCAAAAACGGTGACACGTTGAGGATCGAGAGAAGAAAGATCGAAAACACCATCAACGATGCGCAGATCCTGGCAAGCATAGCGTACGTGAACGGATTATCACCTCAGTGGTCTGCCTATCCAGACTGGGAAATCGAAGAAGCGAGAAGGCTCTTGATGATCTCGCAAGCCCACGACATAGACGAGTGTGAAGGTTTTTGTGGAGACATCGGCAAGGTCTACCTTGAGACTGCGAAAAGTTTGGCCACTCCAATTGTCGAAAGATACATGGACATGTTCTCAAAGAACGTCGACGGGACATCTCAGCTGTGCGTTTTCAATCCCTTACCGTGGAAGCGAAAAGGCTATGTGCGTGTCGAAGGAACAGATCAGATCGTGGCAGTTGAGGATGTGCCAGCGCTCGGTGTCTTCGCTTTAGACGAACAGAATGGCTCTTGCAGAATCGAAGCGTGGGAAACGGAGGAAGGAATCAAAGTCCTCTGGCACGGTGCCCAGTGGACAGTTCAGCCCAACGGGATCGTGAGGACCGAGTCGAACGGGAAAGTCTACGAACTGAACGAGCTGATCTGCGAAGGATACGAAGTTGTCCCCTTGTCAAAACCGACTTTGAAGAGGATCCTGCCAGACCTGATCGACGTGAGAACGAGTGTGAAAGTTGGACCTTACGAATGCCGACAGAGTTTCAGATTCGGCGAGCTGAACGATTATCTGGAAATAGAAACTGAGATCGAAGTGATCGAAAAACCCAAACCAGGTTACGCAGGTGCTCTGATGGTTCGAATGGATTTGAAAGAAGAACTGAAAGAGCTGGTCTACGATTATCCGTTCGGTGTGGAGAGAGGTATACCGAATTTGAAGCACTATCGGTACTATCCGAAGGGAGATTGGATGACCTCGGAGAAGTTCTTCGAAGACGTGGTGAACCACTTCGCGAGCCTCAGGTTCGTTCAGCTTCGTTGCGATGATGCGAACATGTTGTTCCTCCATTCGGGGAATCAAGGGTTCGTGAGGAATGGGTCCGAGCTGTACGCGGTTCTTTACCTGTACGATCCCTGGGATGGTGAGAATTTCGCCAAGAGCGTTCGTACCAGATACGGTATCGCCCTCAACGTAGAGTGCGATCCTTTGAGAATGGCTCAGGAATTCAACAGACCCATGATTGCAAAAAAGGCTCAAGGAAGAGTCGGTTCAAAATCCTTTCAACCTTTCGAGATCGTTGGAGAGATACAACTGAGCGCAATTTACGTCGAAGGAAACTCTCTGATCGTGAGGATCTGGAATCCCAAAGAGGAACAAATCTTTGCGAGCATGGAACCGAAGTTTGATTTCGTGAAGGTCGAAGAGATCAATTTGTTGGGTGAAGTCTTGGAGGAAGTGTCAACACAGATCACGCTCAAACCCATGGAGATCAAAACCTTGAGATTTCATCTTCCCGCACGCGTTGAAAAAGGCTTGGACGAATACAGATACGTTTGGTCAGAGTATCAGAAGAGGGAGTGA
- a CDS encoding amylo-alpha-1,6-glucosidase, with protein sequence MESIGKRSCMMGFFGQGWEVWSWPVKLIANLKTSVWIPKTMDTHDLTLFTNDIVFRPEIVKISYAHPLFELEERAFAPIDFPGCFLIYDVNASTDLEMIVSFKPELNLMWPGAIGGQYCHWSDSLNGFLISEPTDSFSAIVRSVGAIKYSKEGDHAFSDNPHTFKLHVSRGVNRFVVSIVGGAMGKKACQELLKIEEGLDQEIEKANEHYRNYSSSTLRIETPDEELNEFFEWGKLSMLKGLIENPNLGEGLIAGVGPSGKSTRAGFAWFFAGDASINSLSICGFNDVETVKKSLAFYFSFQNEEGRIPHEISQSHGFIDWFNKYKGFAFLHADTTAWFLLACANYVLHTGDTKFVEEYREKILKALKFYDSLCDETGLIVNYRAGLGALEISDFRRSKYEIYTSGIYLAAMKKLERVFERMGEEEVCRELREKIEKVETSIERFFWDEVKGSYFLSINASDQLFPYLTPWPAFPISFGVLDPDRSKRSMRKMLRSDVMTRWGARSIDVCEHYDPINYNLGSVWYFINGFVAKAAYETDHILEGWQIVKAALRAFSEENSTHLSELFSGDVFAPIITAVPHQLFSVGPILWSVMEGTFGLEVDAFEKILRFRPRVPIHWERFVIDNLKVADSTVRIEFVRKGKSFEYRFKNLSRKPIKVTFEPKKPRFGEIVAETPFEFVLEDEFSVRYNLQGIDYALEYTNLKFGLSNAKPAILSEIKSENSFRLECENVNDSVIYFFCPEGFAVRTEPDLTVSRLDDFLYRVETTGTKNLKITFRKI encoded by the coding sequence TTGGAGAGCATCGGTAAGCGTTCCTGCATGATGGGTTTCTTCGGACAAGGTTGGGAAGTTTGGAGCTGGCCCGTCAAGCTGATCGCCAATCTCAAGACGAGCGTTTGGATTCCCAAGACCATGGACACGCACGATTTGACTCTGTTCACAAACGATATCGTCTTCAGACCCGAGATAGTGAAGATTTCCTACGCACATCCACTTTTTGAACTCGAAGAGCGGGCTTTTGCTCCGATAGATTTTCCAGGTTGTTTTCTGATCTACGATGTCAACGCTTCCACAGATTTGGAGATGATCGTTTCCTTCAAGCCTGAACTGAATCTCATGTGGCCCGGCGCGATCGGTGGTCAGTATTGTCATTGGTCCGATTCCTTGAACGGATTTTTGATCTCCGAACCCACCGACAGCTTTTCTGCGATCGTTCGATCCGTTGGAGCCATCAAGTATTCAAAAGAAGGCGATCACGCCTTCTCTGACAATCCTCACACCTTCAAGTTGCATGTTTCTCGAGGTGTGAATCGTTTCGTGGTGAGCATCGTCGGTGGTGCGATGGGCAAGAAGGCCTGCCAAGAGTTGCTGAAGATCGAGGAGGGTCTGGATCAAGAGATTGAGAAAGCCAACGAACACTACAGAAACTATTCATCGAGCACTCTGAGAATTGAAACGCCAGACGAAGAACTGAACGAATTCTTCGAATGGGGTAAGTTATCGATGCTGAAGGGACTGATCGAGAATCCAAACCTCGGTGAAGGTCTGATCGCCGGCGTTGGTCCCTCGGGCAAGTCCACCAGAGCTGGCTTCGCATGGTTCTTTGCGGGTGATGCTTCCATAAACTCGCTTTCGATCTGTGGATTCAACGATGTGGAGACGGTGAAAAAGAGCCTCGCTTTCTATTTCTCTTTCCAGAACGAGGAAGGTAGGATCCCACACGAGATATCTCAATCTCACGGTTTCATCGATTGGTTCAACAAGTACAAAGGTTTTGCCTTTTTGCACGCGGACACGACAGCGTGGTTCTTGCTCGCGTGCGCGAACTACGTTTTGCATACAGGCGATACGAAGTTCGTTGAAGAGTACAGAGAAAAAATCTTGAAGGCCCTGAAGTTTTACGACTCGTTGTGCGATGAGACTGGTTTGATAGTCAACTACAGAGCCGGTCTTGGAGCGCTGGAAATCAGTGACTTCAGAAGATCGAAGTACGAGATATACACGAGTGGGATCTATCTTGCTGCCATGAAGAAGTTGGAAAGAGTCTTCGAAAGAATGGGGGAAGAAGAAGTCTGCCGTGAGCTGAGAGAAAAGATCGAGAAGGTTGAAACCTCCATCGAGAGATTCTTCTGGGACGAGGTCAAAGGTTCGTATTTTCTGTCCATCAACGCTTCGGATCAACTCTTCCCTTATCTGACCCCTTGGCCTGCCTTTCCAATCTCTTTCGGTGTGCTCGATCCAGACAGATCGAAGCGATCCATGCGGAAGATGTTGAGAAGCGATGTCATGACGAGGTGGGGTGCCAGATCCATAGACGTATGTGAGCATTACGACCCGATAAACTACAACCTCGGTAGCGTTTGGTACTTCATAAACGGGTTCGTTGCCAAAGCTGCGTACGAAACGGACCATATCCTTGAAGGATGGCAGATCGTGAAAGCCGCGCTCAGAGCATTTTCGGAGGAGAATTCAACCCATCTCTCCGAGCTTTTCTCTGGAGACGTTTTTGCTCCAATCATCACGGCAGTTCCCCATCAACTCTTCTCCGTTGGTCCTATTCTTTGGTCTGTTATGGAGGGAACGTTCGGTTTAGAGGTCGATGCGTTCGAAAAGATTCTGCGTTTCAGACCGAGAGTACCCATACACTGGGAAAGGTTCGTCATCGACAATCTGAAGGTCGCGGACAGTACGGTGAGGATCGAGTTCGTGAGAAAAGGTAAGAGCTTTGAATACCGTTTCAAGAATTTGTCGCGGAAACCGATCAAGGTGACTTTCGAACCGAAGAAGCCACGATTTGGGGAAATCGTTGCAGAAACTCCGTTCGAATTTGTCCTCGAAGACGAATTCTCAGTCAGATACAATTTGCAAGGTATTGACTACGCTTTGGAGTACACAAATTTGAAATTCGGTCTTTCCAACGCGAAACCAGCAATTTTAAGTGAAATAAAAAGTGAGAACTCGTTCCGTCTCGAGTGCGAGAACGTCAACGACAGCGTGATCTACTTTTTCTGCCCCGAAGGCTTCGCCGTGAGAACGGAGCCAGATTTGACGGTCTCGAGACTGGACGATTTTCTGTACAGAGTCGAAACGACAGGAACGAAGAATTTGAAGATCACGTTCAGAAAGATTTGA
- a CDS encoding amylo-alpha-1,6-glucosidase produces MRVLLVKNDFFDLSLENVEIVQNVDEADVVWFHGIFDPHIVQRVLGHRHAVFYGEAAAEVSKIIEQNDVVESFELVMSKDPWDKRGFQSYKYHPIFESLHGGFYTYLVLDKDTSEKVFCYRGKKARIVAVEKRYISVIRENALIWEYELDSKKILCIGGYLNFKSSHIQYNIHEAKQFVKNILEYMLSGSKKPALYWPSCSNETKLDRGLEFTKFRIKPLKDFETFELLVHEGFGEDYANLCGRRILANLKENGEFDEVWVHPFRIVKSISFKIDEKKISEQKIFHRIYPDRVIHETENFKLTSFVSLEKPIFMIQLDFKDGKTQELEVDFNIDSRIMWPFDEAFNCGKSFNICDETGEVVFQTSDGMLKAFIKMNVPTQTRWSNDENSLTFTMSTNVDDSVSICLGGFLEQEQVPYEVDFTAELIEYSSFLKNYLNTTLQLETNDELFDRMFQLAKIGTIKFLTSVPGIGEGLMAGYANSKPGWFSARPGYAWYFGRDSEWVSMALLDIGDWETVKKNLQLLMKYQRIDGKIFHELTSSGVVHFDASDSTPLFLLVFHRYVNHSGDVEFLREDWKNVVKAFEFCLSSDRNNDGLIENTIEGHGWIEGGKLYGSDAELYLNAIWLSALEGTIELAELMNDSEVKRKAEEALQRTKRAIGRFYDERTGLYILGIKHNGGRLNHFTVMTAVAVYLGAIGFEDAKRQVIPYASNDFSTDWGVRIISKSSGIFNPNGYHEGTVWPLFTGWVSLAEFKAGSTHSGFNHLLCNLLSARHFAKGYISEVYHGEVYKPSGICPHQAWSESMAIQPLVEGLLGFEANFLNRKILLSPQIPWNMNELRVKNLKVATASAELSFKRIRTDENHFQEVYQTEVPEGYRMDFSVWVPKQAENIDVLLNGQRVDFEVLEGVFNKKLRLKEENCSELNVIVSYTLPFELAAVQPDPSPFCPSSTFRLVSLTKDESDYRLLLEASSKDEALEELSKIFKVHRGFTFDVFEEAPRKNTFCVLVKRNER; encoded by the coding sequence GTGAGAGTCTTGCTGGTGAAAAACGATTTCTTCGATCTGTCGCTCGAAAATGTCGAGATCGTTCAGAACGTTGACGAGGCGGATGTGGTTTGGTTTCATGGCATCTTCGATCCTCACATCGTTCAAAGGGTGTTGGGACATCGGCATGCGGTCTTCTACGGAGAAGCTGCAGCTGAGGTGAGCAAGATCATCGAACAGAATGACGTGGTCGAATCCTTCGAGCTGGTGATGTCAAAAGATCCTTGGGACAAACGAGGTTTTCAGTCTTACAAGTACCATCCCATCTTCGAATCGTTGCACGGTGGTTTCTACACCTACCTCGTCTTGGACAAAGACACTTCGGAGAAGGTCTTCTGTTACAGGGGTAAAAAGGCGAGGATCGTGGCGGTCGAGAAAAGGTACATCTCTGTGATCAGGGAAAACGCTTTGATCTGGGAATACGAACTCGATTCGAAGAAGATCCTGTGCATCGGTGGATATCTCAATTTCAAAAGTTCTCACATACAATACAACATCCACGAGGCGAAGCAGTTCGTGAAGAACATCCTCGAGTACATGCTGAGTGGTTCCAAAAAACCAGCTCTTTACTGGCCCAGTTGCTCGAACGAGACGAAACTCGATCGTGGTCTTGAATTCACTAAATTCAGGATCAAACCTCTCAAAGATTTCGAAACATTCGAACTGCTCGTTCACGAAGGTTTCGGTGAAGATTACGCGAACCTCTGTGGACGAAGGATACTTGCAAATCTGAAAGAAAACGGTGAGTTCGATGAAGTTTGGGTTCATCCGTTCAGAATAGTCAAAAGTATTTCGTTCAAGATAGATGAAAAAAAGATCTCCGAGCAGAAGATCTTCCACCGCATCTATCCAGACAGGGTCATCCACGAAACGGAGAACTTCAAACTCACATCCTTCGTGAGCCTCGAAAAACCCATCTTCATGATCCAACTGGATTTCAAAGACGGAAAGACTCAGGAGCTGGAAGTCGATTTCAACATCGACTCTCGCATCATGTGGCCGTTCGATGAAGCTTTCAACTGTGGAAAGTCCTTCAACATCTGCGATGAAACTGGAGAAGTGGTCTTTCAAACCTCCGACGGTATGTTGAAAGCCTTCATAAAGATGAACGTTCCCACGCAGACGAGATGGTCCAACGATGAAAATTCGCTGACTTTCACGATGAGCACGAACGTGGACGATTCTGTTTCCATCTGCCTCGGTGGTTTCTTGGAGCAAGAGCAAGTACCATACGAGGTCGATTTCACTGCGGAACTGATCGAGTACTCATCTTTTCTGAAGAACTATCTGAACACCACACTACAGTTGGAAACGAACGATGAACTCTTCGACAGGATGTTCCAACTGGCGAAAATAGGTACCATAAAGTTCTTAACGTCTGTACCTGGCATCGGTGAAGGATTGATGGCTGGTTATGCGAACAGCAAACCAGGTTGGTTCTCGGCACGACCCGGCTATGCTTGGTACTTCGGTAGGGACAGCGAATGGGTAAGCATGGCACTACTGGACATAGGTGATTGGGAAACGGTCAAGAAGAACTTGCAACTGCTGATGAAGTATCAGAGGATAGATGGAAAGATCTTTCACGAACTGACTTCGAGCGGTGTAGTTCACTTCGATGCGTCCGATTCGACGCCACTCTTTCTCTTGGTTTTCCACCGGTACGTTAACCACAGTGGCGACGTTGAGTTCCTTCGAGAAGATTGGAAGAACGTGGTTAAGGCGTTCGAGTTCTGTCTATCGAGCGATCGCAACAACGATGGACTGATCGAGAACACGATAGAAGGCCACGGTTGGATCGAGGGTGGCAAGCTCTACGGATCGGACGCAGAGCTCTATCTGAACGCCATATGGCTTTCGGCGCTCGAGGGAACGATTGAGCTTGCAGAGCTCATGAACGATTCCGAAGTGAAGAGGAAGGCTGAAGAGGCACTCCAAAGGACGAAGCGAGCGATCGGAAGATTCTACGATGAGAGAACTGGCTTGTACATCCTTGGAATAAAGCACAATGGGGGAAGACTCAACCATTTCACCGTCATGACGGCCGTGGCGGTGTACTTGGGTGCGATAGGTTTTGAGGACGCGAAAAGACAAGTCATTCCCTACGCGAGCAACGATTTCTCAACCGACTGGGGTGTGAGGATCATCTCAAAGAGTTCTGGCATCTTCAATCCGAACGGTTACCACGAAGGGACCGTTTGGCCACTCTTCACAGGCTGGGTCAGTTTGGCCGAGTTCAAAGCAGGTTCGACGCACAGCGGTTTCAACCATCTTCTGTGCAACCTCCTTTCGGCGAGACACTTCGCGAAGGGTTACATAAGCGAAGTGTATCATGGCGAAGTTTACAAGCCGTCCGGCATATGTCCGCACCAAGCTTGGTCCGAAAGTATGGCGATTCAACCCTTGGTCGAAGGTTTGCTGGGTTTCGAAGCGAATTTTCTGAATAGAAAGATACTCTTGTCCCCACAGATCCCCTGGAACATGAACGAGCTCAGGGTGAAGAATTTGAAAGTGGCAACAGCTTCAGCTGAACTTTCGTTCAAGAGAATTCGAACAGACGAGAACCACTTCCAAGAAGTCTACCAAACTGAAGTTCCAGAGGGGTATCGAATGGATTTTTCGGTCTGGGTCCCCAAGCAAGCAGAAAACATCGATGTACTGTTGAACGGGCAAAGAGTTGATTTCGAAGTTTTGGAGGGTGTGTTCAACAAAAAGCTGAGGCTGAAAGAAGAAAATTGCTCTGAATTGAACGTGATCGTATCCTACACGTTACCCTTCGAGCTCGCTGCCGTTCAGCCTGATCCGTCGCCGTTCTGTCCTTCGAGCACTTTCAGACTCGTTTCGCTGACGAAGGACGAATCGGACTATCGACTCTTACTCGAAGCGAGTTCAAAGGATGAAGCGCTGGAAGAACTCTCAAAGATTTTCAAGGTCCACAGAGGTTTCACTTTCGACGTCTTCGAAGAAGCTCCGCGGAAGAATACCTTCTGCGTCTTGGTGAAACGCAACGAGAGGTGA
- a CDS encoding beta-L-arabinofuranosidase domain-containing protein produces the protein MSSRIVSKFKEIDLGYVKPTGWLKKQLELQAEGLTGHLDEIWPDVGPNSAWLGGNGEDWERGPYYCDGLVPLAYILSEKGLISKAEKWMNSVLSSQTVEGFFGPKSNVDWWPRMVMLKALTSYYEATKDSRVLSFMIRYFEYQSKELKYRPLEHWAWARGFENLIPIFWLYERTNKPFLLKLAKEILKQTIDWSSLFQNFPYVEPTERYLPKEFMKMLGTYNGWKELLRDPAKVGLTKEEIEKLFFIYHTTHVVNVAMAFKEPALRYALSHDERFHSVALKGLESLTKHHGQPNGMFSGDEHLNGRKTTQGTELCAVVEFMYSLENLFKVFGDPLFADRLEVVAYNALPATIRPGFYAHQYDQQVNQVLCNVQERNWYNNKEDSNIFGLEPNFGCCTANMHQGWPKFAKSLWMKSSEDCFVKMAYAPCVLEYKWNGSESVQIVEETNYPFDDAVEFFVTTDREIRLMLRIPSWSRSTTVVFNDERREYDNTQFAVLHLPKGKSRVKVMFHFEIQTIPWSDHTAFVQRGPLVFSLKIEEEWRKIKGNEPFADYEVYPKSDWNYALILPNEFNLERNVAKHSTPFEGKEPLMKIKVKAFRVEGWTLLNGSAAEPPRVDKNTLKNAKIEEIDLVPYGCTALRITEFPILFSNGGSKDE, from the coding sequence TTGAGTTCGAGAATCGTGTCGAAGTTTAAAGAGATCGATCTGGGATACGTGAAACCAACCGGATGGTTGAAGAAGCAACTCGAACTTCAGGCGGAAGGTCTCACGGGTCACCTTGACGAGATTTGGCCCGATGTTGGCCCGAACAGCGCGTGGTTGGGTGGAAATGGGGAAGACTGGGAAAGAGGTCCTTACTATTGTGACGGGCTGGTTCCACTGGCGTACATCCTCTCTGAGAAAGGTCTGATCAGCAAAGCTGAGAAATGGATGAACTCAGTCCTCTCGAGTCAAACAGTGGAAGGTTTCTTTGGACCGAAGAGCAACGTCGATTGGTGGCCGAGGATGGTCATGTTGAAAGCCCTGACGAGTTACTACGAAGCGACGAAGGATTCGAGGGTTTTGAGCTTCATGATCAGATATTTCGAGTATCAGTCGAAAGAGTTGAAGTACAGACCTCTCGAACACTGGGCTTGGGCGAGAGGATTTGAAAATCTCATTCCGATCTTTTGGCTGTACGAAAGGACCAACAAGCCTTTTCTGTTGAAACTGGCAAAAGAGATCTTGAAACAGACCATCGACTGGTCCAGCTTGTTCCAGAACTTTCCTTACGTTGAGCCCACGGAGAGATACCTTCCCAAGGAGTTCATGAAAATGCTCGGAACGTACAACGGATGGAAAGAACTACTTCGTGATCCTGCAAAGGTTGGACTGACGAAGGAAGAGATCGAGAAACTGTTCTTCATTTACCACACCACACACGTCGTGAACGTCGCCATGGCGTTCAAGGAACCCGCCTTGAGATACGCACTTTCGCACGACGAACGCTTTCATTCGGTCGCCTTGAAAGGTCTCGAATCGCTGACGAAACATCACGGTCAACCGAACGGGATGTTCAGCGGTGATGAGCATCTGAACGGTAGAAAGACAACACAGGGCACCGAACTGTGCGCAGTCGTGGAATTCATGTACAGCTTGGAGAACCTTTTCAAAGTGTTCGGAGATCCTTTGTTCGCAGACAGACTCGAAGTGGTCGCGTACAACGCACTGCCTGCAACGATTAGGCCTGGTTTTTACGCACACCAGTACGACCAACAGGTCAACCAAGTTCTGTGCAATGTTCAAGAGAGGAACTGGTACAACAACAAAGAGGATTCGAACATCTTCGGTTTAGAACCGAACTTTGGTTGCTGCACGGCGAACATGCATCAAGGTTGGCCAAAGTTTGCAAAGAGTCTCTGGATGAAGTCGTCTGAGGATTGCTTCGTCAAAATGGCCTACGCTCCATGTGTTTTGGAATACAAATGGAACGGCTCTGAGTCGGTTCAGATCGTCGAGGAAACGAACTATCCCTTCGATGACGCCGTCGAATTCTTCGTCACCACGGACAGAGAAATAAGACTCATGTTGAGGATACCTTCTTGGTCTCGAAGCACAACTGTGGTTTTCAACGATGAAAGAAGAGAGTACGACAACACCCAGTTCGCTGTGCTCCACTTACCCAAGGGAAAGAGCAGGGTAAAGGTCATGTTCCACTTCGAAATCCAGACCATACCTTGGTCCGATCACACCGCTTTCGTTCAGAGAGGACCCTTGGTGTTCAGCCTCAAGATAGAGGAGGAATGGAGAAAGATCAAAGGGAACGAGCCCTTCGCAGACTACGAAGTCTATCCCAAGAGCGATTGGAATTACGCACTCATCTTGCCCAACGAGTTCAACCTCGAAAGAAACGTCGCGAAGCACTCCACGCCATTCGAAGGAAAAGAACCGTTGATGAAGATCAAAGTCAAGGCTTTCAGAGTCGAAGGTTGGACCTTGTTGAACGGTTCGGCCGCCGAGCCACCGCGAGTTGACAAGAACACACTTAAGAACGCCAAAATCGAAGAGATCGATCTGGTTCCTTACGGTTGCACTGCGCTCAGGATCACGGAATTTCCAATCCTCTTCTCAAACGGGGGGTCAAAAGATGAATGA
- a CDS encoding FadR/GntR family transcriptional regulator codes for MIRTIETSKERKANLVAEAIKKMILEENIEKLPGENKLAETFNVSRTIVREALRLLELEGITKTIHGSGTYVIKKNGLNISFNISLKVKSDEPRDILELLEVRRCLESGAIRLAVLNATEEQLNELKFVFSDLEKSIESHEHLAETDERFHRKIFEIANNKILLSIFETLFPILSILWRSPLGLTDFGDRGLPYHRELCEAILNRDLPKALEAYERIIELDVEDVRNYVRTHEVKEG; via the coding sequence GTGATTCGTACGATCGAGACGAGCAAAGAAAGAAAGGCGAATCTGGTCGCTGAGGCGATCAAGAAGATGATTTTGGAGGAGAACATCGAAAAACTGCCGGGAGAGAACAAACTCGCGGAAACTTTCAACGTGAGTCGAACGATCGTGAGAGAGGCGTTGAGGCTCTTAGAACTGGAAGGCATCACCAAGACGATACATGGGAGTGGCACTTACGTGATTAAAAAGAACGGCTTGAACATCTCCTTCAACATCTCTCTGAAAGTCAAGTCCGACGAGCCGAGAGACATACTGGAACTGTTGGAAGTCAGAAGGTGTTTAGAAAGTGGTGCGATAAGACTTGCCGTTCTCAACGCCACCGAAGAACAGCTGAACGAATTGAAGTTCGTGTTCTCAGATCTTGAGAAATCCATAGAGAGCCATGAGCATCTTGCCGAGACCGATGAAAGATTCCACAGAAAGATATTCGAGATCGCGAACAACAAGATCCTTTTGAGCATCTTTGAAACTCTCTTTCCCATCCTTTCCATCCTCTGGCGCTCACCACTCGGCCTGACGGACTTCGGTGATAGAGGTTTACCTTACCACAGGGAGCTGTGCGAAGCGATACTGAACAGAGATCTTCCGAAAGCGTTAGAAGCCTACGAGAGAATCATAGAGCTTGATGTAGAGGACGTAAGAAACTACGTTCGAACCCACGAGGTGAAAGAAGGATGA